Genomic segment of Paenibacillus polymyxa:
CCTGCTTGGGAAGCCGCATATAGTTCATCGATCATCTCCTGATTGGATAAGGAGTTGATCTTGGCAATAATCCGGGCGGGCTTACCTGCCAATGCTTGCTCTGCTTCCCTACGGATGAGCTCAAACAGCTTGTTCTTCATTCCCGTTGGAGCCACCGTAAAAGCTTGCAAAGTCTTGAGCGCGGAGAATCCCGTAATTTCATTAAACAGTTCGGAGGCATCCTCGCCAAGTACCGGATCTGACGTAAACAATCCGATATCCGTATACACGCGCGCCGTGCTTTCATTATAATTGCCTGTGCCTACATGCACATATCGTTTGAGTGCGTTACGCTCATGACGTATGACAAGGATGATTTTGGCGTGCGTCTTCAAGCCAACCAACCCATACACTACATGACAGCCTGCTTTTTCAAGCTTACGCGCCCAGGCAATATTACGTTCCTCGTCAAAACGGGCTTTCAGCTCCACCACCACCGTTACCTGCTTGCCCGATTCGGCCGCACGTGCCAATGCCGGAATCAACTTCGATTCCCCGTTGACACGGTACAGGGTCATTTTGATTGCCATCACATCCGGGTCTTCTGATGCCTCAATGATAAAATCAGTTACCGCATCGAATGATTCATATGGATGGTACACGAGCACGTCCCGTTTGCGAAGTACGTTGAAAATATCCTCTTGTGGGGGCAGTTCTTCCGGATACAGTGGTTTGATTGCCGGAAATTTCAAATGCGAATACCCCTCCAAATGATCGGCAAAAGACGACAAAAACGTCAGATCCAACGGCCCGTCCATCTCAAACACATGATCGAACAGCTTGAATTCGCGTTGAAGCTCCATCAGGGCATAGGGATGGATCCCTTTTTCTACTTCCAGTCTAACCGGCGCCCCCCGGCGTCTTCGACGCAGCTCTTTTTCAATCTCTTCGAGCAAATCTTCGATCTCTTCTTCATTAATGGATAAATCGGAGTTACGCGTAACACGAAAGGCATGAACCGCCTCCGGAACATATCCAGTGAACAGCGTTTGGATGTGATGCTTGATTAGTTCCTCAATTAAAATAAATGATTTCTTCTTGCTGTTCGACCGCAAAGGCACCGTAACAACACGTGGAATATTCGAAGGCACCTGCACAATGGCAAAAAGCGGTTTATCCTCCTCCGTATCCCCGGGACGTCTCAAGACGACCGCTAAATATACGTATTTATTATGAACCAGTGGAAAAGGACGGCTCTGATCGACCGCCATCGGCGTGAGTACCGGAAATATAATTTCATGAAAATATGCATCCAGCGACTTGCGCTGTGTTGTATTTAAGTCTTCATATTCGAGCAGTAAAAGACCTTTTTTCGTCAAGAGGCGAGAAATATCACGATAGGTCCGGTATTGTTCCGATACCATCGAGACGGTACGCTTGATCAGGCGTTTGTACAAACCGGAAGGGGTATATCCCGTAAAATCCTTTTGCATAAAACCCGCCTTGATCTTCTCGCGCGTCTCTGCAACACGAACAGCCATAAACTCATCCAAATTGCTAGATACAATCGCCAAAAATTTGGCTCTCTCCAGCAACGGTGTATCTGCATCCTGAGCTTCCTGAAGCACACGGCGATTAAATTCAATCCAGCTTAAATCTCGATTAAAGTAACGTTCTGACCCGGCTTTATCCTTATTCTGACTCTCTATCAACATATGGCCTCCATCAATTCATGCAGTATAGTATCCCTTTATTGTACTATTAGATGAAACGCACTAGCATCACAGCAGTGTAAACGCAATGTAAAATGTGTGTAAACACAAACTGGATGTATGAAAAGGTCAATCGGACGCTTTACAAAAATAGCATTAAGCGGTACAGTGTTTACGTCTGTTTCATAGAGTAGATTGACGAACCGTTCCTTTTTCAGTTGTTTATGTTCATTATGATGTGTAATAACCACTTAGAAGTCACGTTCAATTGCTGATTTTCAAATGGCATGATATAGGGAGGATTTACGTTATGGAACCCAAGAAAACGCCACGCGTACTGCAAAAAAACATCGAATTTTTCACCGCGGCGCTATCTCAACACCTCGTTTCGGTCTGGCAAGAGGACCCTACAGGTGTATACTGTGAGATTGGCTGTGGATATATCGAGTTATTCAGTAGCGAGATGATTCGGGTGCGCAATCAAGATGGAACCCCAAGCCATTATGACCGCAATATCACCATGTTTCAGTTGATCACGAAGGATCAGCCGATATAATTATTATATGCTATGCCTGCGCTGTTCTTCCAGATTAGAATTGTTTAATGTTTACAACTACCGATTTTCATATCTGCTGAATCTTGCAGTTTTTCCAAAAAGCGCCTCAGAGCGCTTTTTTTGTCGACTTTTTTTGAACATCGTTTCGAAAAGCAGTATGATAAGGGAGCATATTACCTAAATTTAAAGGGGAATTAACCGATGGAGCATACAACATCAGATGGGCGCATCCTGGTTATGACCGCGGTTGAAGCCGAACGTGAAGCTGTACTGCGGGGCCTGCAAGGCGATACCCGTTTTGTGGTCGAGCTGGCTGGCGTGGGCGCACCGTCCGCAGCGGCTTCAACCGCGCTAGCACTAGCGGCAGCTGGTGACTACCATCTGGTCATCAGCGCCGGAATTGGTGGCGGCTTCGTGGAGGTCGCTGCACTGGAAAGCGTCGTTGTTGCTGACGCGATCATTGCCGCCGACCTAGGAGCCGAGACGGCAGAGGGCTTCAGCAGCGTGGACGAGCTGGGTTTCGGCTCAAGCCGAATTGCCGTGAACGTTGCCACCGCGCAGCGATTCGTTCAGGCGCTGCGCGCTGCTGGACAGACGGCTGTCGCGGGGCCGATCCTGACCGTCTCCACGGCCACCGGTACGGCGGCAACAGCGGAACGGCTGGCCAAGCGCGTTCCCGGAGCTGCTGCCGAAGCGATGGAAGGCTACGGCGTAGCCGTGGCGGCAAATAGGCTGGAACTACCGACGATGGAAATCCGCACGATTTCCAATGCTGTCGGTCCACGTGACCGTGCAGCCTGGCGGATCAAAGAGGCTTTGCAAGCGTTGGAAGCCGCATTTTCTACATTAACGGAGGTTATATAGATGCAAATTGCTTTTTCACCTTGTCCCAACGACACTTTTGTCTTCCATGCCCTGGCGCATGGATTGATTCCGGGCGCACCCGCGCTGGACATTACATTTGCCGATATCGACATCACCAACAATCTGGCGATCACACCAGACGGACTGGATATCATGAAAATTTCGTATGCTGCACTCCCTTGGGTGCTGGATGAATACGCCCTGCTGCCTTGCGGAGGCGCACTGGGCCGGGGGTGTGGTCCGCTCGTGCTGACCAAGGAAGGTTCCACCGTCGAAGGCCCGGAAGCCCTATCCGGCAAGCGTGTAGCCGTTCCGAGTGAACGTTCCACTGCCTATCTGCTGTTCCGCCTGTGGGCAGCCAAGCATGTGCCTGGGGGTGTCGGCGAGATCGTCGTGATGCCGTTCGACCAAATCATGCCTGCTGTCCGTGACGGGGAGATAGATGCCGGGCTAGTCATTCATGAAGCACGGTTCACGTATCCGTCCTACGGACTTAGTAAGCAAGTCGATCTGGGGAACTGGTGGGAAGAAGATACAGGGCTCCCAATCCCGCTCGGAGCCATTATTGCCCGACGTACGCTGGATTTGGATGCGATCACAAACTGGATACGCGCCTCTGTCGAATACGCTTGGAAGCATCCAGAAGCTTCGCGTGAATATGTATTGTCTCATGCGCAGGAGCTTTCACCCGATGTCGCCCAATCTCATATCGACCTGTATGTTAACGATTTTACCGCCAATTTGGGCGACAGCGGATATGCCGCCATCGAAGCTTTGCTTGGTCGCGCTGCGCAGGAAGGGCTGGTACCTTCGTTTGATTTAGCCCAACTGCGCCCTAATTCCACAACAACACGTTAAAAGGGACAGACAAGCCATGCATGTTTTCCTGCTGAATAGAGTAGT
This window contains:
- the ppk1 gene encoding polyphosphate kinase 1 → MLIESQNKDKAGSERYFNRDLSWIEFNRRVLQEAQDADTPLLERAKFLAIVSSNLDEFMAVRVAETREKIKAGFMQKDFTGYTPSGLYKRLIKRTVSMVSEQYRTYRDISRLLTKKGLLLLEYEDLNTTQRKSLDAYFHEIIFPVLTPMAVDQSRPFPLVHNKYVYLAVVLRRPGDTEEDKPLFAIVQVPSNIPRVVTVPLRSNSKKKSFILIEELIKHHIQTLFTGYVPEAVHAFRVTRNSDLSINEEEIEDLLEEIEKELRRRRRGAPVRLEVEKGIHPYALMELQREFKLFDHVFEMDGPLDLTFLSSFADHLEGYSHLKFPAIKPLYPEELPPQEDIFNVLRKRDVLVYHPYESFDAVTDFIIEASEDPDVMAIKMTLYRVNGESKLIPALARAAESGKQVTVVVELKARFDEERNIAWARKLEKAGCHVVYGLVGLKTHAKIILVIRHERNALKRYVHVGTGNYNESTARVYTDIGLFTSDPVLGEDASELFNEITGFSALKTLQAFTVAPTGMKNKLFELIRREAEQALAGKPARIIAKINSLSNQEMIDELYAASQAGVKIDLIIRGVCCLRPGVEGFSENIRVISIVDRFLEHSRLFYFENGGKSELFLSSADWMTRNLTRRIELMCPIYDDGIKEMLADILHLSLRDNVKARKLLPNGSYQFVSRNDKEAPIRSQSEAMKVRNWKKVEWTTTM
- a CDS encoding futalosine hydrolase, with the protein product MEHTTSDGRILVMTAVEAEREAVLRGLQGDTRFVVELAGVGAPSAAASTALALAAAGDYHLVISAGIGGGFVEVAALESVVVADAIIAADLGAETAEGFSSVDELGFGSSRIAVNVATAQRFVQALRAAGQTAVAGPILTVSTATGTAATAERLAKRVPGAAAEAMEGYGVAVAANRLELPTMEIRTISNAVGPRDRAAWRIKEALQALEAAFSTLTEVI
- a CDS encoding 1,4-dihydroxy-6-naphthoate synthase, with protein sequence MQIAFSPCPNDTFVFHALAHGLIPGAPALDITFADIDITNNLAITPDGLDIMKISYAALPWVLDEYALLPCGGALGRGCGPLVLTKEGSTVEGPEALSGKRVAVPSERSTAYLLFRLWAAKHVPGGVGEIVVMPFDQIMPAVRDGEIDAGLVIHEARFTYPSYGLSKQVDLGNWWEEDTGLPIPLGAIIARRTLDLDAITNWIRASVEYAWKHPEASREYVLSHAQELSPDVAQSHIDLYVNDFTANLGDSGYAAIEALLGRAAQEGLVPSFDLAQLRPNSTTTR